A genomic region of uncultured Paludibaculum sp. contains the following coding sequences:
- a CDS encoding DUF1501 domain-containing protein, whose amino-acid sequence MNRRTFLWNHGGGLGGLALAHMLARQAAAGGKGRAEFNGGLHHKATAKRVIQLFMSGAASQCDTFDYKPLLVQKGGQAWDPGEKVELFQSNPGVVMPSPWSWKQYGQCGKWVSDLLPHTAGCVDDIAFVASLMSKSNVHGPATFMQNTGFILPGFPSAGAWVSYALGSEAENLPDFVVLPDPRGMPPNGAANWSSGFLPASNQATTIRVGTPTPIHDLQPPKENGFITPESEREGLALLDKVNKMHASDRAGDLRLEARIASYEMAARLQLSAPTVLDVSGETKATRDAYGLDEPITADMGQRCLVARRLIERGVRFVQVWSGADNGFPRRNWDSHENLAKDHGELGCALDKPVAGLLKDLKARGLLEDTVVYWTTEFGRMPCSQGSKGRDHNPFGFTSWFAGGGFKGGTTYGATDEWSYKAVDKPVYCYDVHATLLHAMGIDHTKLTFRHNGIDRRLTDVHGVVIPELLG is encoded by the coding sequence ATGAATCGTCGAACCTTTCTCTGGAACCATGGCGGCGGGTTGGGCGGCCTGGCACTCGCCCACATGCTGGCTCGCCAGGCGGCGGCGGGCGGCAAAGGCCGGGCGGAGTTCAACGGGGGTCTTCACCACAAGGCGACAGCCAAGCGCGTAATCCAACTGTTCATGTCCGGCGCGGCCAGCCAGTGCGACACGTTCGACTACAAACCACTGCTCGTCCAGAAAGGCGGGCAGGCATGGGATCCGGGCGAGAAGGTCGAACTGTTTCAGAGCAATCCCGGGGTCGTGATGCCGAGCCCCTGGAGCTGGAAGCAGTATGGCCAGTGCGGCAAGTGGGTGAGCGACCTGCTGCCCCACACGGCGGGATGCGTCGATGACATTGCCTTCGTGGCTTCGCTGATGTCGAAGTCCAACGTTCACGGACCCGCCACGTTCATGCAGAACACAGGCTTCATCCTGCCCGGCTTCCCCAGTGCGGGCGCGTGGGTCTCCTACGCGCTAGGGAGCGAAGCCGAGAACCTGCCGGACTTCGTGGTACTTCCGGATCCGCGCGGCATGCCGCCGAACGGGGCCGCCAACTGGTCGTCGGGTTTCCTGCCCGCATCGAATCAGGCAACAACGATTCGGGTGGGTACGCCTACGCCGATTCACGATCTGCAGCCACCCAAGGAGAACGGATTCATCACGCCGGAGAGCGAGCGGGAAGGGCTGGCCCTGTTGGACAAGGTCAACAAGATGCACGCCTCCGACCGCGCGGGCGACCTGCGGCTGGAAGCCCGCATCGCTTCGTATGAGATGGCCGCGCGCCTGCAACTGAGCGCGCCCACGGTGCTCGACGTCTCGGGCGAAACGAAGGCGACGCGCGACGCCTACGGTCTGGACGAACCCATCACCGCCGACATGGGGCAGCGCTGCTTGGTGGCGCGCCGGCTGATCGAACGCGGAGTGCGCTTCGTGCAGGTGTGGAGTGGCGCCGACAACGGCTTCCCGCGGCGCAATTGGGACAGCCACGAGAATCTGGCAAAGGATCATGGCGAGCTCGGCTGCGCGCTGGACAAGCCGGTCGCCGGGCTATTGAAAGACCTGAAGGCGCGCGGACTGCTCGAAGACACGGTGGTCTACTGGACCACGGAGTTTGGCCGCATGCCGTGTAGCCAGGGCAGCAAGGGCCGCGACCACAACCCATTCGGCTTCACGTCGTGGTTCGCCGGTGGCGGATTCAAGGGCGGTACGACGTACGGGGCCACGGATGAGTGGTCGTACAAGGCGGTCGACAAGCCGGTGTACTGCTATGACGTGCATGCAACGTTGCTGCACGCGATGGGCATCGATCATACGAAACTGACATTCCGTCACAACGGGATCGACCGGCGGCTGACGGATGTGCACGGGGTGGTGATTCCGGAGTTGCTGGGCTGA
- a CDS encoding carboxypeptidase-like regulatory domain-containing protein → MSSIIGPEAATKVWAGGRLSDKTMLAALKQLLPASAYRSVKSKTGDDLADDFGEAITTRTAGIRVTENFHGNVNSVVKVRFGMSSCDIPFEEDHRYLIIAWREQGDEVLSTGVCSGTEEIAVEGKQLAPYRNLVSESAPVSVFGFVTWQPEDLQMAYAASQPVRGVGIAVSADGSVWQAVTDAKGEYMVDLPRPGSYQITADIPGLPEDARRQRLNLAPGHCSHTNFSAVPPSSIEGRVITSDGFPVGGERIEAVPVAPNPKTDQIAFGMTDEKGSFQFPFLRGGDYTLRKVEFGGIDRVREGGQRLKRETDYYPGVAAEEQATVLHLQPGQKLEGLEFKLPWKFAPWSFEGKLIGANGDVEDIPVWLTDDALGEDQQPEDYSNSEVSGHFLLMGTEGHSYSVVAHYRDADLHYYSTPVKITPENRRSLRLALESTAPGTDCEICRKYKHLRAAEDSK, encoded by the coding sequence TTGTCTTCAATCATCGGCCCTGAAGCAGCCACCAAAGTGTGGGCTGGAGGCCGGCTGAGCGACAAGACAATGCTGGCCGCGTTGAAGCAACTCTTGCCGGCTTCCGCTTACAGGAGTGTGAAATCCAAGACAGGGGACGATCTCGCTGACGACTTTGGAGAGGCAATCACTACACGGACGGCCGGGATTCGTGTGACAGAGAACTTCCATGGCAACGTAAACTCCGTCGTGAAAGTGCGTTTCGGCATGAGTTCGTGCGACATCCCGTTTGAGGAAGACCACAGATACCTGATCATCGCGTGGAGGGAACAGGGGGACGAGGTGCTCAGTACGGGAGTCTGCAGCGGCACGGAGGAAATTGCGGTCGAGGGCAAACAACTGGCGCCATATCGCAATCTGGTCAGCGAATCGGCTCCCGTCTCGGTATTCGGATTCGTCACATGGCAACCCGAGGACCTGCAAATGGCCTATGCCGCCTCGCAACCAGTCCGAGGTGTCGGCATCGCTGTGAGCGCCGATGGAAGCGTGTGGCAGGCAGTCACCGATGCCAAAGGCGAGTACATGGTGGACCTGCCCCGCCCCGGATCCTACCAGATCACGGCGGACATCCCTGGCTTGCCGGAGGACGCGCGGAGGCAGCGTCTGAACCTGGCCCCGGGCCACTGCAGCCACACGAACTTCTCGGCCGTGCCTCCGAGCTCCATTGAGGGAAGGGTTATCACTTCCGACGGATTTCCTGTGGGTGGCGAACGAATCGAGGCGGTGCCAGTTGCGCCGAATCCGAAGACAGACCAGATTGCCTTTGGTATGACGGACGAGAAGGGTAGTTTCCAGTTCCCGTTTCTTCGAGGCGGTGACTACACGCTTCGCAAGGTGGAGTTCGGAGGTATCGACCGCGTGCGCGAAGGTGGCCAACGCTTGAAACGCGAGACGGACTACTACCCCGGCGTTGCTGCCGAAGAGCAGGCCACAGTCCTTCACCTACAGCCCGGCCAGAAACTCGAGGGGCTCGAGTTCAAACTGCCGTGGAAGTTCGCCCCCTGGTCGTTTGAAGGCAAGCTCATCGGAGCCAACGGGGATGTGGAAGACATTCCGGTCTGGCTGACGGACGACGCTTTGGGCGAGGATCAGCAGCCGGAGGACTATTCGAATTCGGAGGTATCCGGACACTTCCTGTTGATGGGCACCGAGGGGCACAGTTACTCGGTGGTCGCCCACTACCGCGATGCCGACCTGCACTACTATTCGACACCCGTGAAGATCACACCGGAGAATCGGCGGAGCCTCAGGCTCGCGCTGGAATCCACAGCTCCAGGCACAGACTGCGAAATCTGCCGCAAGTATAAACATCTCCGCGCGGCGGAGGATTCAAAGTGA
- a CDS encoding SGNH/GDSL hydrolase family protein — MDRRRFTLLLGSSPLLAQAPAAAPELDWRDAKTLRVEGLGFSDLKSPYDRLPKRAEGVVRPVVWDLSRDSAGVVVRFVSNATAIHARWTLTNKTLTSPNSTPVACSGLDLYAKNDAGRWHWLGIGRPTKFPENTEALASGMPAGTREYMVYLPMHNPVTSLEIGVPKGSSLEAGPARAAGRKPIVFYGTSITHGFSASRAGMTHVSMLGRLFDREVINLGFSGNGKMEPEVTRFVAELDPAVFVLDCLPNLTAKEVHANAIPCVKILREAHPDTPILLVEDRNYADNFLNPSRRERNETNHVAMKEEYAKMQEEKIPHLHYLKADDLLGDDGEATIDGSHPTDLGFTRQAAEFQKALKKILK, encoded by the coding sequence ATGGATCGCCGTCGATTTACGCTGCTGCTCGGATCGTCTCCGCTGCTGGCCCAGGCTCCGGCCGCGGCTCCCGAACTGGACTGGCGCGACGCCAAGACGCTACGCGTGGAGGGGTTGGGTTTCTCGGATCTGAAGTCGCCCTACGACCGGCTGCCGAAGCGAGCCGAAGGCGTAGTGCGGCCTGTGGTCTGGGATCTCAGCCGCGACTCGGCTGGCGTGGTGGTGCGATTTGTTAGCAACGCCACGGCGATTCACGCGCGGTGGACGCTGACTAACAAGACCCTGACCTCGCCGAATAGCACACCGGTTGCCTGCAGCGGCCTGGATCTGTACGCGAAGAACGATGCCGGGCGCTGGCACTGGCTCGGTATCGGGCGGCCGACGAAGTTCCCCGAGAACACCGAGGCGCTGGCTAGCGGCATGCCCGCGGGCACGCGCGAGTACATGGTGTACCTCCCTATGCACAATCCCGTTACTTCCCTGGAGATCGGCGTGCCGAAGGGCAGTTCCCTGGAAGCCGGACCGGCCCGGGCGGCGGGCCGCAAGCCCATCGTGTTCTATGGGACGTCGATCACGCACGGCTTTTCCGCCTCGCGTGCCGGAATGACGCACGTGTCGATGCTGGGGCGTCTCTTCGACCGCGAAGTGATCAACCTGGGCTTCTCCGGCAACGGCAAGATGGAGCCCGAAGTCACGAGGTTCGTGGCGGAGCTGGATCCGGCGGTGTTCGTCCTCGACTGCCTGCCAAACCTCACAGCCAAAGAGGTCCACGCCAATGCCATCCCCTGCGTGAAGATCCTCCGCGAGGCGCATCCCGATACGCCCATCCTGCTGGTGGAAGACCGCAACTATGCGGACAACTTCCTGAACCCTTCGCGGCGCGAGCGCAATGAGACGAACCATGTCGCGATGAAGGAAGAGTACGCCAAGATGCAGGAAGAGAAGATCCCGCATCTGCACTACCTGAAGGCGGACGACCTGCTGGGCGATGACGGCGAAGCGACCATCGACGGGTCGCATCCGACGGACCTTGGGTTCACACGCCAGGCGGCGGAGTTTCAGAAGGCGCTGAAGAAGATCCTGAAGTAG
- a CDS encoding CRTAC1 family protein: MRRLILAVLIAGAVGPVRSADSPIRFSFQTTGFPLESCETPEKHAPETMAGGVALFDYDKDGDLDLFLTNGADIKTLKKTSPKYSNRLLANDGKGHFADVTEKAGLVGTGFDNGVAVGDFDNDGWPDLFVGGVHRNTLYRNNRDGTFQDVTVKAGLNLPDKEFGPLWSVGGAWVDVNNDGRLDLVVVNYLVWAMATEPACEGEGRREYCHPKMYKRSPNQLYLNNGDGTFTDASAASGLRAQPGKGMGIAVADYDLDGLMDIFVANDKVYNSLFHNKGNSRFEEVAFSSGVALVESGDFISGMGVDFRDLDNDGFPDIVLVALDDETFPLYRNTGKGEFEDITMSSKLGALSLSMAGYSPTIGDFDNDGWKDIFVTRGHVQSLQAAPRITVEQRNTVFRNLGKMRFAALTEEAGLAAGPAKRHRGSAIGDLNGDGRLDVVVSALGSRPEVWLNESPAAAHWLEIQLEGTKSNRDGIGARIRVVTAGGSQWQQVSTSAGYASSSAGPVHFGLGGDTVASLVEIRWPSGVTQQWKDVPVDRVWKVKEGVQ; this comes from the coding sequence ATGAGACGACTGATCCTTGCCGTCCTGATAGCCGGTGCCGTGGGGCCCGTGCGCAGCGCCGATAGCCCTATCCGGTTCTCGTTCCAGACGACGGGTTTCCCCTTGGAGAGCTGTGAGACGCCGGAGAAGCACGCGCCGGAGACCATGGCCGGCGGCGTCGCGTTGTTCGACTACGACAAGGACGGCGACCTCGACCTGTTTCTGACGAATGGCGCGGACATCAAGACACTGAAGAAGACGTCGCCGAAGTACTCCAACCGCTTGCTCGCCAATGACGGCAAGGGCCATTTCGCCGACGTGACGGAGAAGGCAGGACTGGTCGGCACTGGATTCGATAACGGCGTGGCGGTGGGAGATTTCGACAACGACGGCTGGCCCGACCTGTTCGTGGGTGGTGTTCACAGAAACACGCTGTACCGCAACAATCGTGACGGCACGTTTCAGGACGTGACTGTGAAGGCGGGCTTGAACCTGCCTGATAAGGAGTTCGGTCCACTGTGGTCAGTGGGCGGGGCCTGGGTCGATGTCAATAACGACGGGCGGCTGGATCTGGTGGTGGTGAATTATCTGGTGTGGGCCATGGCGACCGAACCGGCGTGCGAGGGGGAAGGCCGCCGGGAATATTGCCACCCGAAGATGTACAAGCGGTCACCCAATCAGCTCTATCTGAACAACGGCGACGGCACGTTCACAGATGCTTCCGCGGCCTCGGGTCTGCGGGCGCAGCCCGGCAAGGGCATGGGCATCGCCGTGGCCGACTACGATTTGGATGGCCTGATGGACATCTTCGTGGCGAACGACAAGGTCTACAATAGCCTGTTCCACAACAAGGGCAACAGCCGGTTCGAGGAAGTGGCCTTTTCGAGCGGTGTGGCGTTGGTGGAGAGCGGCGACTTTATCTCGGGCATGGGTGTCGACTTCCGTGATCTGGACAACGACGGCTTCCCGGACATCGTGCTGGTGGCGCTGGATGATGAGACATTCCCGCTCTACCGCAACACGGGCAAGGGTGAGTTTGAGGACATCACGATGTCGAGCAAGTTGGGTGCTCTGAGCTTGTCGATGGCGGGGTATTCACCCACTATCGGTGACTTCGACAACGACGGCTGGAAGGACATCTTCGTGACGCGGGGCCACGTGCAATCGCTGCAGGCGGCTCCGCGCATTACGGTGGAGCAGCGCAACACAGTGTTTCGCAATCTGGGCAAGATGCGTTTTGCGGCCCTGACGGAGGAGGCCGGCCTGGCCGCCGGCCCGGCCAAGCGGCACCGCGGTTCGGCGATTGGCGATCTGAACGGAGATGGACGCCTGGATGTTGTGGTGTCGGCTCTGGGCTCACGGCCCGAGGTGTGGCTGAACGAGAGTCCGGCGGCCGCGCACTGGCTGGAGATCCAGCTAGAAGGAACAAAGAGCAATCGCGACGGCATCGGGGCGCGGATTCGCGTGGTGACGGCCGGTGGCTCGCAATGGCAGCAGGTCTCGACGAGTGCGGGTTACGCCTCGTCGAGCGCCGGTCCGGTTCACTTCGGTCTCGGCGGCGACACGGTTGCGTCACTTGTGGAGATCCGCTGGCCGTCGGGAGTGACTCAGCAGTGGAAGGACGTGCCTGTCGACCGTGTCTGGAAGGTGAAGGAAGGCGTGCAGTAG
- a CDS encoding FG-GAP-like repeat-containing protein, producing the protein MKRREFLAGLAASGLFTGRAHAFAPYPVKFRLAPPYAPALAFVEPGSDEFKGERAALELEARLHAVVQDGALPVAGTCKGASPAARSFENVAEGISRGVFGANEGIAEGWARWRASLGEVRLARFYALPGNTVRFDIRSQRAGQLEHRTGTWKLEWTEGEVTRLEPVEEILVRGEKPWFRDVTGHVFEGEPSFREQLARGVPYWRARLDPACGLDVYGENGVAVADIDGDGQDEIYVCQPGGLPNRLYKNDGRGRLRDIAAGAGLDLLDDTACALFVDLRNSGHQDLVLVRSNQPMLFLNDGHGRFRHAPEAFRFATKPQGSFTSVAAADFDRDGRLDLYFCCYVYYQSEAQYRYPVPYHDAQNGPPNFLFRNRMNETPGHFEDVTAASGVEHNNNRFSFAATWCDYNGDGWPDLYVTNDFGRKNLYRNVNGRFRDVAEEAGVVDLGPGMSAAWLDYDGDGRPDLLVSNMWSACGQRVVNDLAFGPVQKDPALLASYQHHVKGNSLYRNLGDGKFQYTGDSQGIEMCPWSWSCDGTDVDNDGTPELYIACGMVNNNGSTDLMSYFYRQVVAKSPVRQTAAPAYENGWNAINQLIRQDYSWAAPEPNMFFARRGGRYYNFSGVSGLDMAEDSRAFAFTDIDGDGNLDIILKSRCGPQVRVFQNNCGAGRNKLVLALRGTKSNRDAIGARVELDGQAKWIAAGSGYLSQHTKRLHFGLSDRPRAEKVSVLWPTGERQELGALAAGFVYEVVEGRPEVTSKPLAQVSPWPEGPAVQADNRARLHSTWFWEPVPLPEKRRGPGLLVVHAGETLPEIPGPVDRLDLRQAPVELAAAYSILRRYLFDYRVELETPLWLLIDGESRVRKIYAEAPEADVLQADLRSLGGPLPEARGLPFAGIYTGSPRRDYYKFGGALLQAGYPEQALPYLEEMLRRTPDNPKALMAVGRIHLEGKRLELARTVLQRAVALDPRLPEGWNELGGVEAQAGRWPEALQCYEKALTLAPDLPYVLLNAARAQEESGRGPEAERLFRRLIELEPNNGDAANGLGLFLAKQGKTEEARKLFEKAISVKRDDSSAINNLGVLYMNIGQPNDAIAAFRYGIQVAPDDEMLYLNLARVHVQMGQRESARSVMRDLLARKPDNAMAQRALKSLEGQ; encoded by the coding sequence GTGAAGCGCAGAGAGTTTCTGGCGGGTCTGGCTGCTAGCGGCCTGTTCACAGGGCGGGCGCACGCATTCGCGCCCTATCCTGTTAAGTTCCGTCTGGCTCCCCCGTACGCGCCCGCTCTGGCCTTCGTGGAACCTGGATCGGACGAGTTCAAGGGGGAGCGGGCCGCACTGGAGTTGGAAGCGCGGCTGCACGCGGTGGTCCAGGATGGCGCTCTGCCGGTGGCCGGGACATGCAAGGGTGCCTCGCCCGCCGCGCGTTCTTTTGAGAACGTGGCCGAGGGTATTTCGCGCGGCGTGTTTGGCGCCAACGAGGGAATCGCCGAGGGCTGGGCCCGTTGGCGCGCATCGCTGGGTGAAGTTCGGTTGGCACGATTCTACGCGCTGCCTGGAAACACGGTCCGTTTCGACATTCGCTCGCAACGTGCAGGGCAGTTGGAACACCGTACGGGTACGTGGAAGTTGGAGTGGACCGAGGGAGAGGTCACCCGGTTGGAGCCGGTCGAAGAGATCCTGGTGCGGGGCGAGAAACCCTGGTTCCGCGACGTGACGGGCCACGTATTCGAGGGCGAGCCGTCGTTTCGCGAGCAGTTGGCGCGTGGCGTGCCTTATTGGCGAGCCCGCCTGGATCCAGCGTGCGGCCTGGATGTCTACGGCGAAAACGGCGTGGCCGTCGCCGATATCGACGGCGATGGGCAGGACGAAATCTACGTCTGTCAGCCGGGCGGGCTGCCCAATCGACTGTATAAGAATGATGGGCGGGGTCGACTGCGGGACATCGCAGCGGGTGCCGGGCTTGATCTGCTGGATGACACGGCCTGTGCGTTGTTCGTTGATTTGCGGAATAGTGGGCATCAGGATCTGGTGTTGGTTCGTTCCAACCAGCCGATGTTGTTTCTGAACGACGGGCATGGCCGGTTTCGGCATGCGCCGGAGGCGTTCCGGTTTGCAACCAAGCCGCAGGGCTCCTTCACAAGTGTCGCGGCAGCCGATTTCGATCGCGATGGGCGGTTGGATCTCTACTTCTGCTGCTATGTCTACTACCAGAGCGAGGCGCAATACCGTTACCCGGTCCCCTACCACGACGCGCAAAACGGTCCGCCGAATTTCCTGTTCCGCAACCGGATGAACGAGACGCCCGGCCACTTTGAAGATGTGACGGCCGCATCCGGCGTGGAGCACAACAACAACCGGTTCAGCTTCGCGGCCACCTGGTGCGACTACAACGGCGACGGCTGGCCCGACCTCTACGTCACAAATGATTTTGGCCGGAAGAACCTCTACCGAAACGTGAACGGACGCTTCCGCGACGTGGCGGAAGAGGCCGGAGTCGTTGACCTGGGGCCGGGCATGAGCGCCGCCTGGCTCGATTACGATGGCGACGGGCGGCCTGATCTGCTGGTGTCGAACATGTGGAGCGCCTGCGGACAGAGGGTGGTGAACGACCTCGCGTTTGGGCCCGTGCAGAAGGACCCCGCGCTGCTGGCCTCCTATCAGCACCACGTGAAGGGCAACTCGCTCTACCGCAATCTCGGCGACGGCAAGTTCCAGTACACTGGCGATTCGCAGGGCATCGAGATGTGCCCCTGGTCCTGGTCGTGCGACGGAACCGACGTAGACAACGATGGAACGCCTGAGCTCTACATCGCCTGCGGGATGGTGAACAACAACGGATCCACCGACCTGATGAGCTACTTCTACCGGCAGGTGGTGGCGAAGTCGCCGGTGCGGCAGACCGCGGCGCCGGCCTATGAGAATGGTTGGAACGCGATCAACCAGCTCATCCGGCAGGACTACTCGTGGGCGGCTCCGGAGCCCAACATGTTCTTCGCGCGGCGCGGCGGCCGCTACTACAACTTCTCCGGCGTGAGCGGGCTCGACATGGCGGAAGACAGCCGTGCGTTCGCGTTCACCGACATCGATGGAGACGGAAACCTTGACATCATCCTGAAGAGCCGCTGTGGACCGCAGGTGCGTGTGTTTCAGAACAACTGCGGGGCAGGACGGAACAAGCTGGTGCTGGCGCTGCGCGGGACGAAGTCGAATCGCGACGCGATCGGGGCACGGGTGGAGCTGGATGGCCAGGCAAAGTGGATCGCGGCCGGTTCCGGTTATCTGTCGCAACACACAAAGAGGCTGCACTTCGGCTTGTCGGACCGTCCGCGCGCCGAGAAGGTGAGTGTTCTCTGGCCGACAGGAGAACGCCAGGAACTGGGTGCTCTGGCCGCAGGTTTCGTTTACGAAGTGGTGGAAGGCCGGCCCGAAGTCACCTCAAAGCCGCTGGCCCAGGTGTCGCCCTGGCCTGAAGGGCCGGCGGTGCAGGCAGACAACCGTGCACGGCTCCACTCGACCTGGTTCTGGGAACCGGTGCCTTTGCCGGAGAAGCGGCGCGGGCCGGGGTTGCTCGTGGTGCATGCCGGAGAGACTCTGCCGGAGATTCCAGGTCCGGTGGACCGATTGGACTTGCGTCAGGCGCCTGTGGAACTGGCGGCGGCTTATTCGATTCTGAGGCGCTATCTGTTCGACTACCGGGTGGAGCTGGAGACACCGCTATGGCTGTTGATCGACGGCGAAAGCCGTGTGAGAAAGATCTATGCGGAGGCGCCAGAGGCCGACGTGCTGCAAGCGGATCTGCGGTCGTTGGGTGGGCCCTTGCCCGAGGCGCGGGGATTGCCATTTGCGGGCATTTACACGGGCAGCCCGAGGCGCGACTACTACAAGTTTGGCGGGGCGCTGCTGCAGGCAGGGTATCCCGAACAGGCTCTGCCCTATCTCGAAGAGATGTTGCGGCGCACGCCGGACAACCCGAAGGCCCTGATGGCCGTGGGACGGATTCACCTGGAAGGCAAACGGCTGGAGTTGGCTCGGACCGTGTTGCAACGGGCCGTGGCTCTCGACCCACGATTGCCGGAAGGCTGGAACGAACTCGGTGGCGTGGAAGCGCAGGCGGGCCGCTGGCCCGAGGCTCTGCAATGCTACGAGAAAGCACTGACGCTGGCGCCGGATCTCCCGTATGTCCTGCTGAACGCAGCGAGAGCCCAGGAAGAGTCCGGCCGGGGACCGGAGGCGGAGAGGCTCTTCCGCCGATTGATCGAATTGGAACCGAACAACGGCGACGCCGCGAATGGTCTGGGTTTGTTCCTGGCCAAACAGGGCAAGACGGAGGAAGCGCGGAAGCTATTCGAAAAGGCGATCTCGGTTAAGCGAGACGATTCGTCCGCCATCAATAATCTGGGTGTGTTGTATATGAACATCGGGCAGCCGAACGACGCGATAGCGGCCTTCCGGTATGGGATTCAGGTGGCTCCTGACGATGAGATGCTTTACCTGAACCTCGCCCGGGTCCACGTCCAGATGGGTCAACGCGAAAGCGCGCGAAGTGTGATGAGGGACCTGCTGGCGCGAAAGCCGGACAATGCCATGGCGCAGCGGGCCTTGAAGTCTCTGGAGGGGCAATGA